From Kingella potus, a single genomic window includes:
- the mutY gene encoding A/G-specific adenine glycosylase codes for MHTAAAAKTRRPSENGHNEFSDGLSDTFAARLIRWQQKHGRHNLPWHSRDPYRVWLSEIMLQQTQVAAVAGYYPRFLAAFPTVSALAAAPEDQVLALWQGLGYYSRARNLHKAAKQIMAQHGGIFPDTRAGLEALSGIGRSTAAAVAAFAFHRREAILDGNVKRVLCRVFARDGDPSDKKFGQSLWTLAESLLPPAPADMPAYTQGLMDLGATVCKRSKPLCAACPMAGICQARAQGRTAELPRRKAAQAVQTLPLYWLVLRRPDGALLLEKRPAQGIWGGLYCVPCFTALEDLYQAAARYGLSADSLEEQAAITHRLTHRLLLVTPFAAQCRRPHPPQACAEDGCGHFSDGLWVPPQELAGYGLPKPLAAYLAAASAV; via the coding sequence ATGCACACCGCCGCCGCCGCAAAAACCCGCAGGCCGTCTGAAAACGGACACAATGAGTTTTCAGACGGCCTCTCCGACACCTTCGCCGCCCGCCTGATCCGCTGGCAGCAAAAACACGGCCGCCACAACCTGCCCTGGCACAGCCGCGACCCCTACCGCGTCTGGCTCTCCGAAATCATGTTGCAGCAAACCCAAGTGGCCGCCGTTGCCGGATACTACCCGCGCTTTCTTGCCGCCTTTCCCACCGTTTCCGCCCTCGCCGCCGCCCCCGAAGACCAAGTGCTCGCCCTCTGGCAGGGGCTGGGCTATTACAGCCGCGCCCGCAACCTGCACAAAGCCGCCAAACAAATCATGGCGCAACACGGCGGAATCTTTCCCGACACCCGCGCCGGACTCGAAGCCCTGAGCGGCATCGGCCGCAGCACCGCCGCCGCCGTTGCCGCCTTCGCCTTCCACCGCCGCGAAGCCATCCTCGACGGCAACGTCAAACGCGTCCTCTGCCGCGTTTTCGCCCGCGACGGCGATCCGTCCGACAAAAAATTCGGCCAAAGCCTGTGGACGCTGGCCGAAAGCCTGCTGCCGCCCGCGCCCGCCGATATGCCCGCCTACACCCAGGGCCTGATGGACTTGGGCGCGACCGTCTGCAAACGGAGCAAACCCCTGTGCGCCGCCTGCCCGATGGCAGGTATCTGCCAAGCCCGCGCCCAAGGCCGCACGGCGGAACTGCCCCGCCGCAAAGCCGCCCAAGCCGTGCAGACCCTGCCGCTCTACTGGCTGGTTTTGCGCCGCCCCGACGGCGCACTGCTGCTGGAAAAACGTCCCGCCCAAGGCATCTGGGGCGGCCTCTACTGCGTGCCCTGTTTCACCGCCCTCGAAGATTTGTACCAAGCCGCAGCACGCTACGGCCTGTCGGCAGACAGCCTTGAAGAGCAGGCCGCCATCACCCACCGCCTCACCCACCGCCTGCTGCTGGTTACCCCCTTCGCCGCACAATGCCGCAGGCCGCACCCGCCGCAGGCCTGTGCGGAGGATGGTTGCGGACACTTTTCAGACGGCCTGTGGGTGCCGCCGCAAGAACTGGCCGGCTACGGCCTGCCCAAACCGCTGGCGGCCTATCTGGCCGCAGCTTCCGCCGTATAG
- a CDS encoding zinc-dependent alcohol dehydrogenase family protein, protein MKAMVYHGAGDIRFEEKPKPQIIDPTDAVVKIVKTTICGTDLGIWKGKNPEVADGRILGHEGIGIVEEVGSAVKNIKPGDKVIISCVSKCCTCDNCKIRLYSHCRNGGWILGYMIDGTQAEYVRTPFADNSLVPLPDNVNEEVALLLSDALPTAHEIGVQYGDVKPGDTVFIAGAGPVGMSALLTAQLYSPSTIIVCDMDENRLKLAKELGAGHTVNPASGDVAKQVLDIVGADGVDCAIEAVGIPATWDMCQEIVKPGGHIAVVGVHGQSVDFKLEKLWIKNLAITTGLVNADTTEMLMKAIASSPVDYTKMLTHHFKFDELEKAYDVFKHAAENQAMKVVLVNG, encoded by the coding sequence ATGAAAGCAATGGTTTACCACGGCGCGGGCGACATCCGTTTTGAAGAAAAACCCAAACCGCAGATTATCGACCCGACCGACGCAGTCGTAAAAATCGTCAAAACCACGATTTGCGGCACCGACTTGGGGATTTGGAAAGGCAAAAACCCCGAAGTGGCCGACGGCCGCATCCTCGGCCACGAAGGCATCGGCATTGTCGAAGAAGTCGGCTCCGCCGTGAAAAACATCAAGCCCGGCGACAAAGTCATCATTTCCTGCGTGAGCAAATGCTGCACCTGCGACAACTGCAAAATCCGGCTCTACTCCCACTGCCGCAACGGCGGCTGGATTTTGGGCTATATGATCGACGGCACCCAGGCCGAATACGTACGCACACCGTTTGCCGACAACAGCCTCGTGCCGCTGCCGGACAACGTCAATGAAGAAGTTGCCCTGCTGCTTTCCGACGCGCTGCCCACCGCCCACGAAATCGGCGTGCAATACGGCGATGTCAAACCCGGCGACACCGTATTCATCGCCGGCGCAGGCCCCGTGGGCATGTCCGCCCTGCTGACCGCCCAGCTTTACAGCCCCTCGACGATTATCGTCTGCGATATGGACGAAAACCGCCTCAAACTCGCCAAAGAACTCGGCGCGGGCCACACCGTCAACCCCGCATCGGGCGACGTGGCCAAACAGGTACTCGATATTGTCGGCGCAGACGGCGTAGACTGCGCCATCGAAGCCGTCGGCATTCCCGCCACTTGGGATATGTGTCAGGAAATCGTCAAGCCCGGCGGCCACATCGCCGTGGTCGGCGTGCACGGCCAGTCCGTCGATTTCAAACTGGAAAAGCTGTGGATCAAAAACCTCGCCATCACCACCGGCCTGGTCAATGCCGACACCACCGAAATGCTGATGAAGGCCATTGCCTCCAGCCCCGTGGACTACACCAAAATGCTTACCCACCATTTCAAATTCGACGAACTGGAAAAAGCCTACGACGTGTTCAAACACGCGGCGGAAAACCAAGCAATGAAAGTGGTGCTGGTCAACGGATAA